TGGGGTTAGGGTTCGGGTTGGGGTGTAGATTAGGGTCAGGGTTAGGTTTAGGGTCAGGGTTGTTCTTACAGTGGGGCATCCTTAGGGGCAGTCTGGGGTTTAAGGTGAGGATTAGGGGGTTTAGGGTTAGGGCATCCTGGCTGCAGGCCCTCTGAGGCCACCCCACTCCCTGTCTGAAGCTGTCCCTGAGCTGTCATCGTCCCCTGCCCCACCCTACCCCGGCGTGGGGCACCCCAgacagcacccatgggtgctgcgGGGTTgcatcagcagcagccacacCGGGACACCGGGACGGGCACTGCCACCACCATGCCAGCTCCCCTGGCACCAAGCAGGGCAGCTTTCAATCTCCCATCCCATAATGAGCTCGTGCCACCGGTCCCATGCCAGAAAATCAACACCACCCTCTTACCACCCCCCAGGAAAACACGATGGGGTCGCACTTGGTTCACTttggtttatttcttttcacgattccttttttctttttttattttcttttttttttttttccttctttcttttcttttctttctttttttggttcGTTTCCCCAAACTTCGAATCCTGGTGCCAACAGCGGCGTCTCGTCTTGAATAAAGGCAAAATTGCTGAAGCCAATCCTGGGGCGCCCGTGGCGCTGGGCCAGAGGCGATTTTTGGGTGTGGGGGGGGGCTGGCGCGTGGCTGCCCTGCACCGAGcaggcacaaaataaatatcgctggggctggggagggggcgggggagatacaaaaaaataaggccaaaaaaaaaacaaaagaaaacaaacaaatattcaaCCCCAAGAGGAGAACGATGAACCCAAACGGCGACTTTTGCTCGGAGGTTGTGGCTGTTTCGGGAAGGGGGGGTGGGAGCCAGGGTCCCCGCTTCGAATTTCGCGGCGAGCTCCGGCAGCGCAGCCCCGcgccggggctggcgggggctccccccgccccgtACACACACATTGAGCCGAATCGGGGGCGCGTGGGGCCGGCGTGGGGGGGGGGTTACAGAGCCGGGCAGGCGACCTGGTGCCGGATGCCGTCGTTGCACATGAGGGCAGCCGCCCGCTCGTCGCCGTCGCCGTGCTGGCACTGCATGTAGCTGATGCCGTGGGGCGAGTAGCTGTGGTGGGCGCACACGTTGCAGGCGCGGGTCATGGTGCCCCCCGTGCTGCTCCTGcggagggaggcagaggggagcccccccccccgccaggcACCCATCAGCACCCAAAGGTGCCCGGAGGTTCCCAGCAGAGCCCGCTGGCACCCATCAGCACCCACTGCTGCTCGTCAGGGCCAGCGGCACCCCTTGGTGCCCACCCATACTCAGCagcaccctccctccccccccagcaccctgctggctgCCATCAGTGCCACCTGTGGCACCCAAAAGCACCCTTCGGTGCTCATCGGTGCCCACTGGCACCCATCAGAGCCTGGTGGCACCCACCAGTGCCTCTCGGTCCCCACCTGTGTCAGGTGGCACCCACGGGTGACCCGTGGTGGCCATCGGTGCCTGGTGGCACCAGCGATGCCCGTCGGTCCCCAGCTGCGCCCATGGGTCTCCAGCAGTCCCAGCAGTGCCCAGTGGCACCCATCGCgtcctgctggccctgctggtgcccacccctgtccccacgtccccgcgCCCCTCACCTGCAGTCGCTGCAGGTCCGCTGGCACTCCTTGCGGCGGTAGCGGCAGATGAGGGCCCAGATGAGGAgccccagcaggctgaggagcaggagggagcccaGGATGGAGCCCACGATGATGCCCGCCTGCCTTCCGCCTCCTGCCGCGGGAGCACAGCCTGTCACCGCCGGCCTCCCTGCCGGCTGTCCCCACGTCACCGCACCACCGGTGGCACCCGGCGCACGGAGccagcccccggcagccccctgcccgtgcGTCCTGTCCCCCGTCCGTCCCCCCTGTGGTGGCACTTACTTGGTGAGAGGCCGAGGTTGATCTGGCACACGGCGTAGCCCACGCGGTTGGTGACGCGGCACTGGTAGACGCCAGCGTGCACCTCGGTCAGGCTACGGATCAGAAGGTCGCCAGGAGCACGTCCTGCGGGAGAGACGGCACCCTCAGAGCAGGGGCGCAGGGACACGGggcacggggacatggggacacgaGTACACGCGGACACGGTTGCACAGGGACACGGACACACAGGGACACAGGGGCACAGGGACACACACAGACATGGCTGCACACAGACACGGGAACAGGCAGACGCGTGTGCACGTGAACGTGGGTGCACGGGGACATGCACACAGCTGCAGCACGTACGGGCAGGGTGCACACGGACGCAGGCacacagggacagggagcacAGGGACACGGCTGCACGTGGCCGTGGGCACCCAAGGACACAGGCACACGCAGACATGGGAACACGCAGACATGGGAGCACACGGATGTGGGAGCACACGGATGGGGGTGAGCATGGGTGCACATGGACGTGGCACCCATGCACAAGGGCACCCAGCCGATCACATACGTGCCTGTGCGTGGACACCCACGGACACGCGTGCACACAGACATGGGAACAAACTCCGTCATGGTCAGGTGTGCACGTGGCCATGGATGCACACGCACAAGGACACGGGTGTACATGGACATGGATGCACATGCACACGGACGGACACGGATGCACACAGACACCGGAGCACACACAGCCATGAGCACCCATAAGCACAGACCCCCCCCCAGACACCCCCCCACACCCACCCAGgacccctccctccccacttagagcccccagcacccaccttgGATGGTCCCGTGGGGCAGGCGGCCCCCGCCGTAGCCGTCAGCCAGCTTGGCCCACTGGTAAGCGAGCGGCGAGGCCCCCCCTCGGCTGTAGCACCGCAGCAGGATGCTGCTCCCCTCGATCAGCTCCCCCTCGGTCCAACACTGCGGGGTGGCCGGCTTCTCTGCGGGGCAAGGGACACCGTCACTGCTGGGAGCACCGGGAGCACCGGGGGGGCCACCGTGGCCGCCACCATCGGGGAGGGGGTCGGGGGGCTCACCTTGCACGGTGACGATGACCTCGTGCACCGCCACGGTGTTTTTCTTCACCCGGCACTGGTAGGTGCCGGTGTCGGAGACCTGCAGGTCGGCCAGGCGGATGGAGGCGTCGTGCTGCCCCGGGTCATTCTGCACGAAGGCCACCCTGTCCTGCAGCCCCGAGCCGCTGCCGTAGTTGACGTGGTGGTCATGGTAGGACaggaactggggggggggggggggggaacacagggggggggaggggcaggggaacccccaggggagggagaagggagggaacggcgctgcctgctccttccctgccctgcctgctcctcgcacgatgctgctgcagccctgcctgtcctgccAGAGCCTacccagccctgcctgtcctgcctggtcctcccctgctctgccagacccagcctgccctgcctgtcctgctTGTCCCTGAATGTCCTGCTTCTTCCTGAATGCCTGCTCCATCCCTCCATCTTCCTCCATCTTTCCTACCCCATCTCACTTTGTCCAcctctcctgctccatccctccAGCTCCATCCTTCCTGCTCCATCCatcctccatccctcctgccccatccctccatccccatccctcctccacccctcctgccctccacaGCCCCATGGGTTGGGGGCAGTTGCAGAACAGCCCCACACGGAGCTGGAGCCCTCCGTGGCCGGGGGACACTCACCACATTCTCTGGACCGGTCCGCTCGGGCGTGATCTGGATCCACTCGATCCCCACGCCCTGGGGACCGTTGTCTTCAGGCTCGAGGACATAGGGGCAGCCCAGCTTCACCGAGTCGCCCTTGGCCAGGTACAGCACCTCCCGGCCCTTGCTGTTGATCCTTACGGCCAGGAGGAGAGCTGCGGAGAGAAAGGCACCGTGGCATCGTctgggcagctcctgggcacCGCGCTCCTGCACCCCACGGCACCGCCACCCgcacccctgcagcacccgACCCACTGGGGCACGTCTGCTGGCATTTAGCACCCACGGGGGCTGGGTGTCCTGGTGGGActgagcacccatgggtgctggcaGCCTTTGGGGACAAAGGGCCACGGTGGGCTCTGTGCCACCCGCCTGCCTTCGGACGCGCTGTGGTCAACGGGTGTCAGGACATGGCCAGCTCCAGATGCTGGCGCTCTGCTGCCCGTAGGGTGCATCCACCCtggcacccttgggtgccccGTGGCCAGGCAGCCTCCCCTCCATCCTCGGTGGCATCTCCGCAGGAGCGCAGGGACCGGCGGCGCCTACCTGGCATGAGacccaggagcaggagcaggccgGCGCCGTGCCCTGCCATGACGCTGCAGCCGTGCCGGGCGGTGAGGAGGAgcgggagcagaggaggctccgAGGCGACGAAGCAGCCCGGCCGTGCGGGGCCGCTTTTACATGCTGGGCCGGGGCGCTCCTCCCTGTGGGGCGGATGCCTTTGGGATGACTGAGTGGCTCCAAGCTGTGCGTGAGCGATGCCGCCCTGCTCCACTCCCTACCTGGTAATTAAGCGCTGCCATGCTATGGGCTCCCATCCAGCCAGAAtcgggctgggggctgcagcactggggggctgggggcaccaggATGCTCCAGGGCACCCATCTGGAGGAGATGGGCAGGGACTGGGGGCTGCAGACCCAAGGGGGCCGGCACCCTGGGGTGGGCAGCTCTGGGACGAGCGTGGCCAGTGGGAAAAGTCCACCCGGGACCCATCGGGAGCATCCCAAGTGCTGCCAAGCACCGCGACTCCATGGCGATGCCGCCTTGGCCCCACGCAGGTCCCAAAAGACTTTTGGTGCTAGAGCAGGACTTGGGGCAATTGCAGGAGCTTAAAGGTGTGGTGTGACCATGGGCTTAAGCTCCCGCAGATCCCTCCTCCAGTCCTGCCCCTTCGGTGAGCGGGCACGGGGATGCCGCGGGCACCGTGGTGGCCACCGAGACCCCCGCCggtgctggtggcactggtGGGATGCGGTGTCCTGGGCCACAGCTCGCTGCctagggacatggggacatcaTGGGGGCAGCACAGCCCGGCCATGCTCTGTGCAGGGGACGTGCAGCACCGAGCGGGGCGActtggggaggaagagaggggatGAAGGCTGCTGGGATCCGaggacaggagctggggacgaggatgtgctgcaggaggacaggggACTTGGGGACAGGGATGCTCAGTGGTGGGGATGGAGGACTGGGGACAGGGATGCTCAGTGGtggcccagaggagctgtggtcAGGGATGCTCTTGAGCAGGTGGCAGAGACAGGGACCAGGCAGCTCTGCGGTGGGCGCAGGacctggggacagggatgcTCCGGAGGTGGCAGAAGCCCCTCGGGGCCTGCTCAGCCCTTTGGGAGCCCCCAGCTGGGACCGCTCTGCACCCACGTCCCCGTCCCCTGGTGGGGCTGCTCCGGTCAGTGCCCAGCGCACCCGCGCACTGCCCTGCGGCACAGCTTGGCCTCCGCCGGTGCTTTCCAGCTTGCCACTGCCCGAGCCGGCCGGGCAGCACCTCCCAGCCGGTCCCAAATGCTCCCCGAGGCCACGAGCTGCTCCATTTACTGTCCCCAAACCCAGCTCCCCGCTGCCAGTTAACCCTTGCCCGCCTCGCGCCGGGAATTGCGGGCACGTGCTGTGCCGCGTCTGTGTTTTGGGGGCCGTGGCCAAGCCCCGGGGTGACACCGAGGGGACAAGGGGCTGGgtcccatcccccccccccgctgccggGGCCGTCCCCGCCGTGACGGGGCCGTGGCTCACCCGGCTCGGGGCTCGGTGCCGGTGCGGCGCTGGCTCCCCAGCCGGTGACTCCCGCATTCCTCGGAGCCCCGCTCGTGCAGGAAGGGTGGGGAGACTGCTCCACCCCGGCTGGCCCCCGCCGGTGGTCACGGTTCCCTCAGCGTGGAAACCCTTGGGGCTGAGCCTGGCCTAGAACAAGGCTGTGACTCCTTGGCCGAGGCAGTGACCGGGAGTGACACGGCCAGAGGTGGCCACCGGGGTCGGCGGCACGGGCAGGAGagcctggtgctgagcaccgCGGATCCTCTCCTTGCCAAAGCCCCACGGAACCGGGGAGCTCGGTGGCCGGGTCTCGGGgctgccctgctgtccccaaaGGGTCTCACAGCCCTGTGGGGCCCGGCTCTGTCCCCACCTGGGGTCACGGCTGCCGGAGGAGATGGGGAAGGGAGAACAAGAGGCCACGACCCCTTCCTGCTCCCTTTTTACCCAGCCCAGGTGGTGGTAAGGGCTGGCACTGGTGCCCTGTGCCatctccctgccctgggcagtCTCGCCTGTGCCAgctctccttatttttttcagctgctcgGACAATTAATCAGAGCCACTCCTTTGGGATCCCAGCCCTCTGAAGCTGCTAGTCcgtctgatttttttttttttttttaatgtttgcatCATGCTCCGGTCTCTTTGCTTTGCCCCTGCAGAAGGCCACTGCCACAGGGCCTCGCGGTGACACCTCGGTGAGGCAGTGGCACTTCCAGGGCGGATGCAGCAGCGGTGACCGTGACAGCCCCGCACCCAcgggcagccagggctgggctgcgTGCGGAGAAGCAGGCTCACGGCCCAGGGGGACCCACCTGAGGAAgagcccaggggctggggacgctcctgtcccctccacagacaTGGGCCAAACTCTACCATCCCCCAGcaggggtggggaggtgggCAAGGGGCAATCTCCGTCCTGGGGGCATTTGAAccaccccagcccctggccTGCACGTGCGAAGCAAGAGAAGAACGGACGATGCTGGCTGCTCCATAAACACCTTTTTGTAGAAACCTCTGCCTAAGCAAACCCCAGCTCCCCTGCTGCCAGCGGAGCAGCGCTCTGCTCCTCGCTCCGCTCGGGGGCTGCACCCGCCCGGTTCAAGGCCCGCCGCTCCACCTGGGCGCAGTACTTCTCGGGGATGCCGGCGGCTCTGCGGAGGAGAGAAATCCTCAGGCGCCCCGTGCCACGCCAGGAGCACGGCCTCGGAGCAGGTCCCGTCTGGAGGGGACGGAGAGGAACCTGCGGGGTGGCTCAGGGGGTCGGGACACGGTGGGAAGTCGGGACAGGATTTGGGGATGTgcagaaaaggggggggggggtgagcaGGCGCTGACGGAGCAGCACCTGAGCTCCTGCATCTTCTTCTCCTTGAGCTGGGTGATGCGCTGGCTGCGCCGCCgggcctcctcctgcagccgctggTGCTCCTCGAAGGCGGCCGCCCGCTCCTGCGCCCGCCGCTGCCGCTGCTCCTGCATCTGGCGCCGGACGTCGCCGGCGTGGGCGTGCTGCAGGGCCGCCCTCCGCTCTGCCTCCGccttctccttctccatctgctcctgctgggcccTGCGGGTGAAAAGCCCCCTTCCTTGCGTGCTCTGATCACCCGGTGCGAGCTACGGGCTTTCCGTCACCGGGAGCCCTCACCGCCGTCCCCGTGCCGCCGTGCCGCCCGTCCCCTCGTCCCCTGCCATCATCACCTGAGGATCCGCTCGAACTCGTCGCGGTCCTGCTGCACCTGCACGGCCATGCGGTGCTCCCGCGCGGCGATCTGCTCCAGGCGGCTCCGCTtcagcttctcctccagctcgGCCTTGCGCTGCGCCGCCTCCTTCTCCTTGCGCCTCCACTCCCGCTCGGCGGCCTCCTGGCTGCGCTTGGCCCTCAGCGCGTCCTGCCCAGGGGACAGCAGTGACACTGGGGGACCGCAGAGGGCCAGGAGGACTCAGCCATGGTTTTGCTGCCTGCCCCGTGCTGCGGACCCTTGCTCCTTGCTCCAGGAGCTGTGCCGGCCCTGCAGATCCCCCACCTCCAGCTCCAACCTCGCTGCGGAGGcgctggggaagggaggcagcGTGGCGGCACCCCCCGTGGTGGCTCACCTGCTCTGCCTGGTGGTCCTGGGCCCTCTCTTGCATGGCCCTCAAGCGTGCcgtctccttctccttctcccgACGGATCCTCTCCTGCTCAGCTTCAAGCTCGGCCTCCCGCTCCTACTTGGGACACAGCCTCGGGGCAGCTCCTGCGGCACCCCTACCGAGCCCGCGCCCGTGCCGCCGCGCTCCGTCCCGCTACCATCTTCTGCCTCTGGTACTCGAGAATCCGCTCGTCTGCCATCCTCTCCTGCCGCAGCTGCTCCTCCTTACACCTCTGGTTCTCGTCGTTGATGCGTTTAATCTCCGCCTGGATTTTCCTCTGTTGCTCCTGTCTCCGCTCCAAGTCCTGCAAATGGggccgaggggctggggggcggcgggACAAGAGCCTCCcctggggggcaggagggctcGGTGGCTCGGGGTCACTTCTGAGGATGTTTCAGCCTCCCCAAGAGACCAGGGCCTTAATTCTGCCACCTGTTGTCTCCCCACCCCGGGTCTGACTCACCCGGTATCGACACCCTGCCAGCGGGGTGAGAAATCTTCCTCcagcccccccgtgccccccagcagCTTTCTGCCCGCCGCACCTTCAGGTCCTCcagcttcagctgctccagGTACTGCAGCATCTCCCGCGTCTCCTGGTCCCGCTGCTCGGCTCGCAGCACCCGTTCCTCCGCGTTCTTCTCCATCTGCTtcaccagctcctgcctccccctgcaAGGAGAGGCACGGGGGGGTCCCCCCTGGCTCAGCCCCACACCCTGGAGCAGTGACACCAGCGGGgagcctgggggtgctgagccaCGGTGTGGGGCTGGCGGTTAGCACAGAAACACCAAAATGCaggggttgggagggacctccAGAAATCACCgggtccaagccccctgccagagcaggttccctacagcaggctgcccaggtagggtccagatgggccttgggtacctccagagaaggagaccccacaacctccctgggcagcctgtcccagcgcTCTGTCACCCTCAGCGGGAAGAagttggtgcggaacttcccgggctccattttgtggccattgccccttgtcctgtccccacaaaccactgaaaagaggctGGCCGTGGCCCTCTGTCTctcccctctcagtcttctccagaCTGAGCAGACCCAGGTCCCTCGGCCTCTCCTCCCAGGGGAGATGCCCCGTAtcatccccgtgtccccccacTGGACTCTTCCCAGGAGCTCcccatcctttttgtactggggagcccagaactggacgcGGTGCTCCAGGTGAGGAGCTCCCGGTGCCCTCATgagggcagcggggcagggggaacc
This genomic window from Oxyura jamaicensis isolate SHBP4307 breed ruddy duck unplaced genomic scaffold, BPBGC_Ojam_1.0 oxyUn_random_OJ72740, whole genome shotgun sequence contains:
- the VSIG8 gene encoding V-set and immunoglobulin domain-containing protein 8 isoform X1, yielding MAGHGAGLLLLLGLMPALLLAVRINSKGREVLYLAKGDSVKLGCPYVLEPEDNGPQGVGIEWIQITPERTGPENVFLSYHDHHVNYGSGSGLQDRVAFVQNDPGQHDASIRLADLQVSDTGTYQCRVKKNTVAVHEVIVTVQEKPATPQCWTEGELIEGSSILLRCYSRGGASPLAYQWAKLADGYGGGRLPHGTIQGRAPGDLLIRSLTEVHAGVYQCRVTNRVGYAVCQINLGLSPRGGRQAGIIVGSILGSLLLLSLLGLLIWALICRYRRKECQRTCSDCRSSTGGTMTRACNVCAHHSYSPHGISYMQCQHGDGDERAAALMCNDGIRHQVACPAL
- the VSIG8 gene encoding V-set and immunoglobulin domain-containing protein 8 isoform X2, whose translation is MAGHGAGLLLLLGLMPALLLAVRINSKGREVLYLAKGDSVKLGCPYVLEPEDNGPQGVGIEWIQITPERTGPENVFLSYHDHHVNYGSGSGLQDRVAFVQNDPGQHDASIRLADLQVSDTGTYQCRVKKNTVAVHEVIVTVQEKPATPQCWTEGELIEGSSILLRCYSRGGASPLAYQWAKLADGYGGGRLPHGTIQGRAPGDLLIRSLTEVHAGVYQCRVTNRVGYAVCQINLGLSPRGGRQAGIIVGSILGSLLLLSLLGLLIWALICRYRRKECQRTCSDCSTGGTMTRACNVCAHHSYSPHGISYMQCQHGDGDERAAALMCNDGIRHQVACPAL
- the CFAP45 gene encoding cilia- and flagella-associated protein 45, with the protein product MEKNAEERVLRAEQRDQETREMLQYLEQLKLEDLKDLERRQEQQRKIQAEIKRINDENQRCKEEQLRQERMADERILEYQRQKMEREAELEAEQERIRREKEKETARLRAMQERAQDHQAEQDALRAKRSQEAAEREWRRKEKEAAQRKAELEEKLKRSRLEQIAAREHRMAVQVQQDRDEFERILRAQQEQMEKEKAEAERRAALQHAHAGDVRRQMQEQRQRRAQERAAAFEEHQRLQEEARRRSQRITQLKEKKMQELRAAGIPEKYCAQVERRALNRAGAAPGQAQPQGFPR